The Geotalea uraniireducens Rf4 genome window below encodes:
- the dprA gene encoding DNA-processing protein DprA — protein sequence MDHYYWFALKSIPLVGNVTFRRLLERFDTPERALKASASELSTVKGVSAAAAASILTHDYRPFAERESEAVARHGVKVVDFLATEYPKVLLEISDPPPFLYVRGELHGVEDAVAIVGSRRASTYGLVTTERLAGELALHGVTVVSGMARGVDTAAHRGALKAGGRSIGVLGCGIDVVYPPENQRLFKEMAEKGALVSEFPMGTTPLAENFPRRNRIISGISRGVLVVEAVQNSGSLITARYALDQGREVFAIPGNINSSGSRGTNQLIKQGAKLVDGVEDILEELPQRSKVVAHADPLPSFSLTPQEAGIYTLLAESPLHIDDIIVKSELTVGDVSAILLRLELKGAVMQLPGKHFAIT from the coding sequence ATGGACCATTATTACTGGTTTGCCTTGAAATCAATCCCTTTGGTTGGGAATGTGACGTTCCGTCGCCTCCTGGAGCGCTTTGACACACCGGAGCGGGCGCTTAAGGCGTCAGCCTCAGAACTGTCCACTGTGAAAGGTGTCAGTGCCGCCGCTGCAGCCTCCATTCTGACCCATGATTACCGTCCCTTCGCCGAGCGGGAATCCGAGGCGGTGGCGCGGCACGGCGTGAAGGTTGTCGATTTTCTCGCTACGGAGTATCCGAAGGTCCTGTTGGAGATTTCCGATCCGCCGCCATTTCTTTATGTTCGGGGAGAGTTGCATGGGGTGGAAGACGCCGTTGCCATTGTCGGATCCCGTCGTGCCTCGACATACGGGTTGGTGACGACAGAACGCCTGGCCGGGGAACTGGCTCTGCACGGCGTAACGGTGGTTTCCGGCATGGCCCGGGGGGTAGACACGGCTGCCCATCGAGGAGCACTGAAGGCCGGGGGCAGGAGCATCGGTGTGCTGGGGTGCGGTATCGATGTCGTGTATCCGCCGGAAAACCAGCGGCTTTTTAAAGAAATGGCCGAAAAGGGGGCGCTCGTTTCCGAGTTTCCCATGGGGACGACCCCGCTGGCGGAGAATTTCCCCCGCCGCAATCGGATTATCAGCGGCATTTCCCGGGGAGTGCTGGTGGTTGAGGCAGTGCAGAACAGCGGCTCGCTCATCACTGCACGTTACGCCCTGGACCAGGGGCGCGAGGTTTTTGCCATCCCCGGCAATATCAACAGCAGCGGCAGCCGGGGAACCAACCAGCTGATCAAGCAGGGAGCCAAGCTGGTCGATGGGGTGGAGGACATCCTGGAGGAATTGCCGCAACGGTCCAAGGTTGTTGCACATGCCGACCCTTTGCCGAGTTTCAGTCTGACACCGCAGGAGGCGGGCATTTATACCTTGCTTGCCGAATCGCCGCTTCATATCGACGATATCATCGTCAAAAGTGAATTGACAGTGGGAGACGTTTCCGCTATTTTACTCCGCCTGGAGCTGAAAGGGGCTGTAATGCAGCTTCCGGGCAAGCATTTTGCCATCACATAG
- a CDS encoding glycosyltransferase family 39 protein: MKFFTAFLTKKEGSPATDLGVLLTLFGIAFFQFLGRLPLIETDEGRYMEIPREMLESGDFITPTLNYVKYFEKPPLHYWLNALSIKVFGQTEFAARFGSALWGILGIILTYHLGRKLFGRREGLISALILGTSVGYQVQNRLNITDTTLTICMAACLGFFLIAVQDEEKRKGLYYHLFYLFAALAVLAKGLIGIVLPGAVIFCYLLFTRRWAILKEMRLITGVPLFFLVAAPWFVLVSLRNPEFARFFFIHEHFERFLTKVHGRYQPPWFYIPILLGCMLPWSFFIPAAFIRVWKERKSTGADVRLYLALWAIVIFAFFSKSNSKLIPYILPIYPAIALLIGGTFVAALDKGFRPLKRHAVTASLVLCILGAGVIAYPQIAAKPAITAAGGAIIGLILLCQGIPALIATARAQTAALLSALLIFAYIFGIFGPPVIYAKIAAKKSSRELAMIIREKAGKDALVATFEYEQGLPFYTKRRVIVVGGRGELEFGSRQGDQSAWFIELEQFKRLWDSPTPVFALIQQREVEPLQKALATPMKVLGREGRRILVTNH; encoded by the coding sequence ATGAAATTCTTTACCGCCTTCCTGACCAAAAAAGAGGGGAGCCCAGCAACGGACCTGGGAGTCCTCTTGACTCTCTTCGGCATCGCATTCTTCCAGTTCCTGGGCCGTCTCCCCCTTATCGAGACCGATGAAGGTCGTTACATGGAGATACCCAGGGAAATGCTGGAGAGCGGAGACTTCATCACGCCGACCCTGAACTATGTCAAATACTTCGAGAAACCGCCCCTCCATTACTGGTTGAACGCGCTTTCAATCAAGGTATTCGGCCAGACCGAATTCGCCGCACGATTCGGCAGCGCCCTGTGGGGCATTTTGGGAATCATCCTCACCTACCATCTCGGCCGCAAACTGTTCGGCCGTCGGGAAGGACTCATTTCCGCCCTTATCCTCGGAACATCCGTGGGCTACCAGGTGCAAAACAGGCTCAATATCACCGATACGACCCTCACTATCTGCATGGCCGCCTGCCTCGGCTTTTTCCTCATCGCGGTTCAGGATGAAGAAAAACGCAAGGGGTTGTACTACCACCTCTTCTACCTGTTCGCAGCCCTTGCCGTGCTGGCAAAGGGGCTTATCGGCATTGTCCTCCCCGGGGCCGTAATTTTCTGCTACCTGCTTTTCACCAGACGCTGGGCGATCCTTAAGGAAATGCGCCTCATTACCGGTGTCCCCCTCTTTTTCCTGGTCGCCGCCCCCTGGTTTGTCCTCGTCTCCCTGCGAAACCCCGAATTCGCCCGGTTCTTTTTCATCCACGAGCATTTCGAACGTTTTCTCACCAAAGTACACGGCAGGTATCAGCCCCCCTGGTTTTACATCCCGATACTTCTCGGCTGCATGCTCCCCTGGTCGTTCTTCATCCCAGCCGCCTTCATACGGGTCTGGAAAGAACGGAAATCGACCGGTGCAGATGTTCGGCTTTATCTCGCTCTCTGGGCGATCGTTATTTTCGCCTTTTTCTCCAAGTCCAATTCCAAGCTCATCCCCTATATACTCCCCATTTATCCGGCGATAGCACTTCTCATCGGCGGGACTTTCGTGGCCGCCCTTGACAAGGGGTTCAGGCCACTGAAACGTCATGCAGTGACCGCCTCGCTGGTGCTCTGCATCCTCGGCGCCGGTGTAATCGCCTATCCTCAGATTGCCGCCAAACCGGCAATAACTGCCGCAGGCGGAGCGATCATCGGCCTTATCCTACTCTGTCAGGGAATACCCGCCTTGATAGCCACCGCAAGGGCGCAAACAGCCGCCCTTCTTTCCGCACTGCTCATCTTCGCTTACATTTTCGGCATTTTCGGCCCACCCGTCATCTACGCGAAAATTGCCGCCAAAAAGTCCTCCAGGGAGCTGGCAATGATCATCCGGGAAAAAGCCGGCAAAGACGCATTGGTGGCCACGTTCGAGTACGAACAGGGTCTGCCGTTCTACACCAAGAGGCGCGTCATAGTTGTCGGCGGTCGGGGGGAACTGGAATTTGGCAGCCGCCAGGGGGACCAGTCCGCGTGGTTCATCGAACTGGAACAGTTTAAACGGTTGTGGGATTCACCGACACCGGTTTTTGCCCTTATCCAGCAAAGAGAGGTGGAGCCGCTGCAGAAGGCCCTGGCGACACCGATGAAAGTGCTCGGCAGAGAAGGGCGACGGATACTCGTAACCAACCATTAA
- a CDS encoding bifunctional UDP-4-keto-pentose/UDP-xylose synthase — MKVLILGVNGFIGNALTKRILDTTDWEVYGLDMSDNKLEHSIGHPRFHFLEGDITINKEWIEYNIKKCDVVLPLVAIATPVTYVRDPLRVFELDFEENLKIIRQCAKYNKRVIFPSTSEVYGMSPDREFDEETSPLTLGPINKERWIYSCAKQMLDRVIYAYGEHEGLQYTLFRPFNWIGPKLDSISTAKEGSSRVLTQFLYNILAGEPISLVDGGNQRRSFTFVEDGIDCLMRIIDNKDGCADRGIFNIGNPGNDLSVKELAIKLRDMMKEYPDYRDRAENCQIVEVTSDTFYGKGYQDMLTRVPSVKNARERLGWEPKTGIDDALRKTLEFYLVEEKEKIEHLL, encoded by the coding sequence ATGAAAGTTCTTATTCTCGGCGTCAACGGCTTTATCGGCAACGCCCTCACCAAGCGCATCCTCGACACCACCGACTGGGAGGTGTACGGCCTCGACATGAGCGACAACAAGCTCGAACATTCCATCGGCCACCCCCGCTTCCACTTCCTGGAGGGGGACATCACCATCAACAAGGAGTGGATCGAGTACAACATCAAGAAATGCGACGTGGTGCTGCCGCTGGTGGCCATCGCCACCCCTGTCACCTATGTCAGGGACCCGCTCAGGGTCTTCGAGCTCGACTTCGAGGAAAACCTGAAGATCATCCGCCAGTGCGCGAAATACAACAAACGGGTGATCTTCCCGTCCACCTCCGAGGTGTACGGCATGAGCCCGGACCGGGAGTTCGACGAGGAGACCTCCCCCCTCACGCTCGGCCCGATCAACAAGGAGCGCTGGATCTACTCCTGCGCCAAGCAGATGCTCGACCGGGTCATCTACGCCTACGGCGAACACGAGGGGCTGCAATACACCCTGTTCCGCCCCTTCAACTGGATCGGTCCCAAGCTGGACAGCATCAGCACGGCCAAGGAAGGGAGCTCGCGGGTCCTGACCCAGTTCCTGTACAACATTCTTGCAGGAGAACCGATCAGCCTGGTTGACGGCGGAAATCAGCGCCGTTCCTTCACCTTCGTCGAAGACGGCATCGACTGCCTGATGCGGATCATCGATAACAAGGACGGCTGCGCCGACCGTGGTATCTTCAATATCGGCAACCCGGGCAATGATCTGTCGGTTAAGGAGTTGGCCATTAAATTGAGGGATATGATGAAGGAATACCCGGACTACCGTGATCGGGCGGAGAACTGTCAGATAGTGGAAGTGACCTCCGATACCTTCTACGGCAAGGGATACCAGGACATGCTGACCCGCGTTCCTTCGGTCAAGAACGCCAGAGAGCGACTCGGCTGGGAACCTAAAACCGGCATCGACGATGCGCTGAGAAAGACCCTGGAGTTCTACCTGGTCGAAGAGAAAGAGAAGATCGAGCACCTTTTATAA
- a CDS encoding LysM peptidoglycan-binding domain-containing protein produces MRRLIFIGLLLLMSFISSREVFAQEEPTVYVIQKGDTLWGLSEKFLQDPYYWPNLWARNQSITNPHFIFPGQRLKVYPDRIEVETPAEVPAPAVHGEEPQPAETKKIVEEVAPVKTYTVSGGEGFLMENGLKPSGYIVSTYQGRQMVGEDDIVYTDIGKANGVEVGDKFSVYKKMGAVSHPVTNVILGYKVIPLGTLQLSELEEKVSKAIVTKSFQEIGAGSFLMPFRPRKLEVALKASDKELVGYIVETKTGNKAIAAGDVAYLDLGKQQGVEVGNMLYIVRDVAPDQTYALDKIEKLPAELLGALVIVETKENTSTALVVKSIDTIYRGDRVELKKNR; encoded by the coding sequence ATGAGAAGGTTGATTTTTATCGGATTGCTACTCCTCATGTCGTTCATCTCTTCCCGCGAAGTCTTTGCCCAGGAGGAACCGACCGTTTACGTGATCCAGAAGGGCGATACCCTCTGGGGCCTGTCGGAAAAGTTCTTGCAGGATCCCTATTACTGGCCGAATCTCTGGGCACGAAACCAGTCCATAACAAATCCCCACTTTATCTTTCCGGGGCAGCGATTGAAGGTCTATCCCGACAGGATCGAAGTGGAAACTCCCGCGGAGGTTCCGGCGCCTGCCGTGCATGGCGAAGAGCCGCAGCCGGCTGAAACGAAGAAAATCGTTGAAGAGGTGGCCCCGGTAAAAACTTATACGGTGAGCGGCGGTGAAGGATTCCTCATGGAAAACGGGCTGAAGCCTTCCGGCTATATAGTCTCAACCTATCAGGGGCGGCAGATGGTTGGTGAGGACGACATCGTTTACACCGACATCGGCAAGGCGAATGGCGTTGAGGTCGGCGACAAGTTTTCCGTCTACAAGAAAATGGGCGCCGTCAGTCATCCGGTAACCAATGTGATCCTGGGGTACAAGGTGATCCCCCTTGGTACGCTGCAGCTTTCAGAGCTGGAGGAGAAAGTTTCCAAGGCGATTGTGACCAAGTCCTTTCAGGAGATCGGTGCAGGGTCATTCCTGATGCCCTTCCGCCCACGGAAGCTTGAGGTGGCGCTGAAAGCCTCCGACAAGGAGCTTGTCGGCTACATCGTCGAAACCAAAACCGGCAACAAGGCCATTGCGGCGGGTGATGTTGCATACCTGGATCTTGGGAAGCAGCAGGGAGTTGAGGTCGGCAACATGCTCTATATCGTTCGGGATGTGGCTCCCGATCAGACGTACGCCCTCGATAAGATAGAAAAACTGCCGGCGGAGCTATTGGGCGCCCTGGTGATTGTCGAGACCAAGGAAAATACATCTACCGCCCTGGTGGTAAAGAGCATCGACACCATATACCGTGGTGATCGTGTCGAGTTGAAAAAAAACAGATAA
- a CDS encoding formyltransferase — protein METANRIIVCAYHNVGYHCLEELLRQGAEVAMLFTHEDSPTEEIWFKSVRKLAEKHGIPFRTSDINEPANIALLRELRPDFIISFYYRNMIRQEVLAIPVRGALNLHGSYLPKYRGRVPVNWAVINGETETGATLHYMVEKPDAGDIVDQEKVAIAFADSAFDVFNKVTDAAVTVIRRAWPRLTAGTAPRIPMDLTAGSYFGGRKPADGLIDWTKGAVQIYNLIRGVTHPYPGAFTYLDGKKIVIWQAWPVEGIGGPGCIVSAEPLLVGTGDGLLQIKSLQAEEQEEVAADRFTGDQNLKGKSFSATN, from the coding sequence TTGGAGACTGCTAACAGAATTATCGTCTGCGCCTACCATAACGTCGGCTACCACTGCCTGGAAGAGCTCCTCCGGCAGGGAGCGGAGGTGGCGATGCTCTTCACCCACGAAGATTCCCCCACCGAGGAGATCTGGTTCAAATCGGTGCGGAAGCTGGCAGAAAAGCACGGCATCCCGTTTCGCACCAGCGATATAAATGAGCCCGCAAACATCGCACTCCTCAGGGAACTGCGGCCGGACTTCATCATTTCATTTTACTACCGGAACATGATCCGGCAGGAGGTGCTCGCCATACCGGTACGCGGCGCCCTCAACCTGCACGGCTCCTATCTTCCCAAATACCGCGGCAGGGTGCCGGTCAACTGGGCCGTCATCAACGGCGAGACGGAAACCGGCGCCACCCTCCACTACATGGTGGAGAAACCGGACGCCGGGGACATCGTCGATCAGGAAAAGGTCGCCATCGCCTTCGCCGACAGCGCCTTCGACGTATTCAACAAGGTTACCGACGCGGCAGTGACCGTCATCCGCCGCGCCTGGCCGCGACTAACTGCCGGCACGGCTCCACGCATCCCCATGGACCTGACGGCAGGGAGCTACTTCGGCGGCAGGAAACCGGCCGACGGGCTCATTGACTGGACGAAGGGCGCAGTGCAGATCTACAACCTGATCCGCGGTGTCACCCACCCATACCCCGGGGCATTCACATACCTGGACGGAAAAAAGATCGTCATCTGGCAGGCGTGGCCGGTGGAGGGTATAGGAGGACCGGGTTGCATTGTCTCGGCAGAGCCGCTCCTTGTCGGCACCGGCGACGGGCTCCTGCAAATCAAGTCACTGCAGGCTGAGGAGCAAGAGGAAGTCGCTGCAGACAGGTTCACCGGCGACCAAAACCTGAAAGGCAAAAGCTTTTCAGCCACGAATTGA
- a CDS encoding polysaccharide deacetylase family protein: MNPPTIAIKVDVDTYIGTRDGVPKLLEIMERLGIRATFYFSMGPDNSGKAIRRIFTRKGFLKKMLRTRAPSVYGLRTMLYGTILPPPIIATAFPDVLRNTVAMGHETGIHCWDHVKWHDLLPWMPKKTVAMELGRAFALYEEIMGCRPKTTAAPGWTVSADSLEIQDAMALSYCSDSRGSGPFYPLMDSRQFNTLQIPTTWPTMDELLGENGITADNINDHYLACLKPGLNVHTIHAELEGKAMAPQFIDLIKRLQQRNVRFITLADAAGEFATAAVESPLAMGELTGRAGLVAIQG, encoded by the coding sequence ATGAATCCCCCCACCATCGCCATAAAAGTAGACGTGGACACCTACATCGGCACCCGTGACGGGGTGCCGAAACTCCTGGAGATCATGGAACGCCTCGGCATCCGGGCAACCTTTTATTTCTCCATGGGGCCGGACAACTCCGGCAAGGCGATCCGCCGCATCTTCACCAGGAAGGGTTTCCTGAAAAAGATGCTCCGCACCCGTGCACCCTCCGTCTATGGCCTGCGGACCATGCTCTATGGCACCATCTTGCCACCACCGATCATCGCCACCGCCTTCCCCGATGTCCTGCGCAACACGGTGGCCATGGGCCATGAAACCGGCATCCATTGCTGGGACCATGTAAAATGGCACGACCTGCTGCCGTGGATGCCGAAAAAGACCGTGGCCATGGAACTTGGCCGGGCATTCGCCCTCTATGAGGAAATCATGGGATGTCGGCCGAAAACCACGGCAGCGCCGGGCTGGACGGTGTCCGCCGACTCACTGGAGATACAGGACGCCATGGCCCTCTCTTATTGCAGCGATTCCCGCGGCTCAGGCCCATTTTACCCGCTGATGGACAGCAGGCAGTTCAACACCCTCCAGATCCCCACGACCTGGCCGACCATGGACGAGCTCCTGGGAGAAAACGGCATAACCGCGGATAATATCAACGATCATTACCTTGCATGCCTGAAACCGGGTCTCAATGTCCACACCATCCATGCAGAGCTGGAAGGAAAGGCGATGGCGCCCCAGTTCATCGATCTTATAAAGCGCCTCCAGCAGCGCAACGTGCGTTTCATCACCCTGGCCGATGCCGCAGGGGAATTTGCCACAGCAGCCGTCGAGTCCCCCCTCGCCATGGGGGAATTGACCGGGCGCGCCGGACTGGTCGCCATCCAGGGATAG
- a CDS encoding DegT/DnrJ/EryC1/StrS family aminotransferase yields MRQEFLPFSTPTIEDDEINEVVDSLKSGWITTGPKVKRFEDAFKAYVGAPYAVPLSSATAGLHLALLALQLKEGDEVITTPMTFASTVSMIILCGATPVLVDIEPGTLNIDAGKIREKITAKTKAVVPVHFAGQPCDMDAIFALAKEFNLTVIEDAAHAAGTEYKGKRIGSFDTISIFSFHPNKNITTGEGGMLCTTDEALAEEVSLLKFHGMSREAWKRFSATGNPNYEILLPGFKYNMMDIQAALGIHQLPKLDGFIAKRTEIAEFYNAAFADVAELARPSYAPYDQRHAWHLYTPLIRIERLTIDRDQFMAELKKLNIGTGLHYKAIHHHPYYRDTLQIPAGAFPNADYASDRILSLPLFPKMTMDDARDVVEAVKTVIAKNRK; encoded by the coding sequence GTGCGTCAAGAATTCTTACCCTTTTCCACTCCCACCATAGAGGATGACGAAATCAACGAGGTGGTCGACTCCCTCAAATCGGGGTGGATCACCACCGGGCCGAAGGTCAAGCGTTTCGAAGACGCCTTCAAGGCCTATGTGGGAGCCCCCTACGCTGTTCCGCTCAGCTCTGCCACCGCCGGCCTGCACTTGGCGCTACTTGCCTTGCAGCTTAAGGAAGGGGACGAAGTAATCACTACCCCCATGACCTTTGCCTCTACGGTGAGCATGATCATCCTTTGCGGCGCCACGCCTGTGCTGGTCGATATCGAACCGGGTACGCTCAACATAGACGCCGGAAAGATCAGGGAGAAGATAACGGCAAAGACCAAGGCCGTCGTGCCGGTCCATTTCGCCGGGCAGCCGTGCGACATGGACGCCATCTTCGCCCTGGCCAAAGAGTTCAACCTGACGGTCATCGAGGATGCCGCCCACGCCGCCGGCACCGAATACAAGGGAAAGCGGATCGGCTCCTTCGATACTATCTCCATCTTCTCATTCCACCCCAACAAAAATATAACCACCGGAGAAGGGGGGATGCTCTGCACGACCGACGAGGCGCTGGCGGAAGAGGTCTCCCTCCTGAAGTTCCACGGTATGAGCAGGGAGGCGTGGAAACGCTTCTCCGCCACAGGCAACCCCAACTACGAGATCCTGCTCCCCGGCTTCAAGTACAACATGATGGACATCCAGGCCGCTCTGGGCATTCACCAGCTCCCCAAACTGGACGGTTTCATCGCCAAGCGGACCGAAATCGCCGAATTCTACAACGCCGCCTTCGCCGATGTGGCAGAGCTGGCCAGGCCCAGCTACGCCCCGTACGACCAACGCCATGCCTGGCACCTCTATACGCCGCTCATCCGTATCGAGCGGCTCACCATCGACCGTGATCAGTTCATGGCGGAACTGAAGAAGCTGAACATCGGCACCGGACTCCACTACAAGGCGATCCATCATCACCCCTACTACCGCGACACACTCCAGATCCCGGCAGGGGCATTCCCCAACGCCGACTATGCGTCAGACAGGATCCTTTCCCTGCCGCTCTTCCCGAAGATGACCATGGACGACGCCCGGGACGTGGTGGAGGCGGTGAAGACCGTGATTGCAAAGAACAGGAAATAA
- a CDS encoding peptidase U32 family protein produces the protein MKKPELLAPAGNMEKLRIAVHYGADAVYLGGKSFGLRNLADNFSTAELAEAVVYAHERGVKVYLTVNAYPDNDDIGELLHYLEEVRPIPFDAYIAADPGVIETIREISPERDIHLSTQANTTNWKSALFWQKQGIRRINLAREMSLEGMRQVRERTDIELEAFVHGAMCISYSGRCLLSSVMSGRNANKGECTQPCRWNYAIVEETRPGEYFPVMEDENGTFIFNSKDLCLLTYLPELAGAGVDSLKIEGRMKGIYYVASVVRIYRQALDRYFAEPETYRCDPDWLEELCKISHRGYTTGFFLGPPKDIDHQYHSSYIRNHEFVGIVEEPLPDGAIILEVRNRIKTGDTLEFIGPAMSSSFHEMKEIITDRGERVEAANPNQRIIVRTAFAAEKYDLVRREKSL, from the coding sequence ATGAAAAAGCCCGAACTCCTTGCCCCAGCCGGCAACATGGAAAAACTCCGTATCGCCGTCCATTACGGCGCTGATGCCGTCTACCTGGGGGGAAAAAGCTTCGGTTTGCGGAACCTGGCCGATAATTTCTCCACCGCCGAACTGGCGGAAGCCGTGGTCTATGCCCATGAACGGGGGGTTAAGGTCTACCTCACGGTCAACGCCTACCCCGACAACGATGATATAGGCGAATTGCTGCATTATCTGGAAGAAGTGCGCCCTATCCCCTTCGACGCCTACATTGCCGCAGATCCCGGTGTCATTGAAACCATCAGGGAAATCTCGCCGGAACGCGACATCCACCTCTCAACTCAGGCCAACACCACAAACTGGAAAAGCGCTCTTTTCTGGCAGAAACAGGGGATACGGCGTATTAACCTTGCCCGCGAGATGTCCCTTGAAGGGATGCGCCAAGTCAGGGAGAGGACCGACATCGAACTGGAGGCCTTTGTTCACGGAGCCATGTGCATCTCCTATTCGGGGCGCTGCCTCCTGTCCAGCGTCATGAGCGGCAGAAACGCCAACAAGGGTGAATGCACCCAGCCCTGCCGCTGGAACTACGCCATCGTCGAAGAAACGAGACCCGGCGAGTATTTCCCGGTCATGGAGGATGAAAACGGCACTTTTATCTTCAACTCCAAAGACCTCTGCCTACTTACCTACCTGCCGGAACTGGCGGGCGCTGGGGTGGATTCCCTGAAAATCGAAGGAAGAATGAAGGGGATCTATTACGTTGCCTCTGTCGTGAGAATTTACCGCCAGGCCCTGGACCGTTACTTCGCAGAGCCGGAAACCTACCGCTGTGATCCCGACTGGCTGGAGGAACTCTGCAAGATCAGCCACCGCGGCTACACAACGGGCTTTTTCCTCGGCCCGCCAAAAGATATTGACCACCAGTACCACTCCAGCTATATTAGAAACCATGAATTTGTCGGCATAGTAGAAGAGCCACTGCCGGACGGCGCCATTATATTGGAAGTCAGGAACAGGATAAAAACCGGAGACACCCTGGAATTCATCGGTCCCGCCATGTCGTCTTCCTTCCACGAAATGAAAGAGATCATCACCGACCGGGGAGAAAGGGTTGAAGCTGCCAACCCTAACCAACGCATCATTGTCAGGACCGCTTTCGCAGCAGAGAAATATGACCTGGTCCGACGGGAAAAATCCTTGTAG
- a CDS encoding glycosyltransferase — MPDKPYISIVIPVYNEELNLPPLIDRLYPVMEQIGKPFEIIFTDDGSRDSSLSILQGMAEKFPEVRVIEFNGNFGQHMAILAAFEKSTGKIVITLDADLQNPPEEIPRLVREVEKGHDVVGTIRQKRRDSMFRKVASRIVNITTNKMTGMHMSDYGCMLRAYHRNVVNNINRCQETTTFIPALAQTFSANPTEIEVAHAERSEGESKYSLYKLIRLNFDLMTGFSVVPLQLFALMGILTALFSVAFAVFLLVRRFIIGAEVEGVFTLFAILFFFIGIIIFGIGLVGEYVGRIYQEVRKRPRYVVRRLHGFGE, encoded by the coding sequence ATGCCAGACAAACCGTACATATCCATAGTCATCCCGGTCTACAACGAGGAACTGAATCTCCCGCCGCTCATCGACCGCCTCTATCCGGTCATGGAGCAGATCGGCAAGCCGTTCGAGATCATTTTCACCGACGACGGCAGCCGCGACAGCTCGCTCAGCATCCTGCAAGGGATGGCGGAAAAGTTTCCGGAAGTGCGGGTGATCGAGTTCAACGGCAACTTCGGCCAGCACATGGCAATTCTGGCTGCATTCGAGAAGAGCACGGGCAAGATAGTCATCACCCTCGACGCGGATCTGCAGAACCCGCCGGAGGAGATACCGAGGCTGGTGAGAGAGGTGGAGAAGGGACACGACGTGGTCGGGACGATCCGCCAGAAACGCCGGGACTCCATGTTCAGGAAGGTTGCCTCGCGCATCGTCAACATCACCACCAACAAGATGACCGGCATGCACATGAGCGATTACGGCTGCATGCTGCGCGCCTACCATCGCAACGTAGTCAATAACATCAACCGCTGCCAGGAGACCACCACCTTCATCCCGGCACTGGCCCAGACCTTTTCCGCAAACCCCACCGAAATAGAGGTCGCTCATGCGGAACGCTCCGAGGGGGAAAGCAAGTACTCCCTCTACAAGCTGATCCGTCTCAACTTCGACCTGATGACCGGCTTTTCCGTGGTGCCGCTGCAACTCTTCGCCCTGATGGGGATACTGACCGCCCTTTTCTCCGTGGCGTTCGCCGTTTTCCTCCTGGTGAGGCGCTTCATCATCGGTGCCGAGGTGGAAGGGGTCTTCACCCTGTTTGCCATCCTCTTTTTCTTCATCGGCATCATCATCTTCGGCATCGGCCTGGTGGGTGAATACGTGGGAAGGATCTACCAGGAGGTGCGCAAGCGGCCACGGTATGTGGTAAGAAGGCTGCACGGGTTTGGGGAGTAA
- the ybgF gene encoding tol-pal system protein YbgF: MRLLYGLIIGVFSFLAVGCGNNDLVVKKQAEMEARLEQLAQANVATNAHLTDLTNDIRTLQIQLSATSADVEALKPSYKEFKASIELIYQKLAPPPPAETAKIEVVNKEAAPSDNDSAPQDAYIKAFGLFSANNYSGAIEAFEAFVKSYPDSEYAGNAVYWVGECYYTQHNYSKALESFSKVVVDYPKGNKVPDAMLKIGYSLISMNEPLKARAELQSLVGKYPKSPAAAKARERLGRL, encoded by the coding sequence ATGCGACTACTGTACGGGCTTATCATCGGCGTTTTTAGCTTCCTGGCTGTTGGTTGCGGCAATAACGATCTGGTTGTGAAAAAACAGGCTGAGATGGAAGCCCGGCTGGAGCAATTGGCCCAGGCTAATGTGGCTACCAATGCGCATCTCACAGATTTGACCAATGATATCAGAACGCTGCAGATACAGCTTTCGGCAACTTCGGCGGATGTTGAGGCGCTGAAGCCGAGCTATAAGGAATTCAAGGCATCCATAGAGCTGATCTACCAAAAGCTCGCCCCGCCGCCGCCGGCCGAAACAGCGAAAATCGAGGTGGTCAACAAGGAAGCCGCACCATCTGATAATGATTCCGCACCCCAGGACGCATATATAAAGGCATTCGGCCTGTTCAGCGCCAATAATTACAGCGGCGCCATCGAAGCGTTTGAGGCTTTCGTCAAATCCTATCCCGACAGTGAATATGCCGGGAATGCCGTCTATTGGGTCGGGGAGTGTTATTATACCCAGCACAATTATAGTAAGGCGCTGGAATCGTTTTCAAAGGTAGTTGTCGACTACCCGAAAGGGAACAAGGTTCCCGACGCCATGCTGAAGATCGGCTATTCGCTGATCAGCATGAACGAGCCGTTAAAAGCACGAGCAGAGTTGCAGTCCCTGGTGGGCAAATACCCGAAAAGCCCGGCTGCCGCGAAGGCAAGAGAACGGCTGGGACGTCTTTAA